From Candidatus Edwardsbacteria bacterium RifOxyA12_full_54_48, a single genomic window includes:
- a CDS encoding aspartate ammonia-lyase: MSNKEKLNTVLSGVSGEYFVAAELSKRGYIASITLRNTKGVDILCSNAEATKTVGIQVKTSSGAKRSWILNQKAEKYFADNLFYIFVNLYKNKKHPDYFIVPSKVVSKYCKKGHSNWLRTPGKRGQKHNDTPMRKFHDPEEEYLNRWELLNL; this comes from the coding sequence ATGTCTAACAAAGAAAAATTGAACACTGTCTTATCGGGCGTTTCCGGCGAATACTTTGTGGCCGCCGAACTGTCTAAACGAGGATACATAGCTTCAATTACCTTAAGGAACACAAAAGGGGTTGACATCCTTTGCTCAAATGCCGAAGCCACGAAGACGGTTGGCATACAGGTTAAAACCAGCAGCGGGGCTAAAAGGAGTTGGATATTGAACCAAAAAGCGGAAAAATATTTCGCCGACAATTTATTTTATATTTTTGTTAATCTTTATAAGAATAAAAAACATCCGGATTATTTTATTGTGCCCAGTAAGGTAGTGTCCAAATATTGTAAAAAAGGTCATTCAAACTGGTTAAGAACACCCGGGAAGAGAGGGCAAAAACATAATGATACGCCTATGAGAAAATTTCATGATCCAGAGGAGGAATATTTAAACCGGTGGGAATTGTTAAATTTATAA